A window of the Streptococcus sp. 116-D4 genome harbors these coding sequences:
- the mltG gene encoding endolytic transglycosylase MltG, which yields MSEKSREDEKLSFKEQILRDLEKVKHYEGIRQEAAELAEKKPTLSVPNTKISDEDVMNASLSAVEKIMDNAPRVPQHPSEDEPASPAVESREEAPITPSHPSQDVPASPSEELQRKTPVVPTHPSQDVPTSPAEASPSIPVPGTETSRLQKVEIESNATPTRVPVSYKTEAKKDPQKEVTKPEPVMETEAFEATSEIPRRSRRETVKPVKKKKSHLKAFFISLLIFLALVSAGGYFGYQYVQSSLLPVDANSKEYVTVQIPEGANVQEIGSALENSGVIKHGVIFAFYARYKNYSDLKAGYYNLQKSMSTEDIIKELQKGGTPEPQEPSLADLTIPEGYTIDQIAQAVGQLQGEFKEPLTADAFLAKVQDDNFISQAVAKYPNLLESLPTKESGVRYRLEGYLFPATYSIKESTTIESLIDEMLAAMDKTLTPHYSAIKSKNLTVNELLTIASLVEKEGAKTEDRKLIAGVFYNRLNLGMPLQSNIAILYAQGKLGQNISLAEDAGIDTSINSPYNVYTKPGLMPGPVDSPSQDAIEASINQTKSENLYFVANVTDGKVYYAVTQEEHDRNVAEHVNSKLNQTN from the coding sequence TTGAGTGAAAAGTCAAGAGAAGACGAAAAATTAAGCTTTAAAGAGCAGATTTTACGTGATTTAGAAAAAGTAAAACATTATGAAGGGATTCGCCAAGAGGCCGCTGAGCTTGCTGAAAAAAAACCAACTTTGTCTGTCCCTAACACAAAAATTTCTGATGAAGATGTGATGAATGCATCCCTATCAGCTGTTGAAAAAATTATGGATAATGCTCCACGTGTTCCACAGCATCCTAGTGAAGATGAGCCTGCATCACCGGCAGTTGAATCAAGAGAAGAAGCTCCGATTACTCCTAGTCACCCTAGTCAAGATGTTCCAGCTTCTCCATCAGAAGAGCTTCAAAGAAAAACTCCTGTTGTCCCAACCCACCCTAGTCAAGATGTTCCAACTTCACCAGCTGAAGCAAGTCCATCAATACCTGTTCCAGGAACAGAGACTAGTCGTCTACAAAAAGTCGAAATAGAATCGAATGCGACTCCAACAAGAGTGCCTGTCTCTTATAAGACTGAAGCTAAAAAAGATCCTCAAAAAGAAGTAACAAAACCAGAACCAGTTATGGAAACGGAAGCTTTTGAAGCCACTTCTGAAATTCCACGTCGTAGTCGCCGTGAGACAGTTAAACCAGTCAAGAAGAAAAAATCACATCTGAAGGCTTTCTTCATTTCTCTACTGATTTTCCTAGCCTTGGTTTCGGCAGGCGGTTACTTCGGTTATCAGTATGTCCAGTCATCTTTATTACCAGTTGATGCAAATTCTAAGGAATATGTAACCGTTCAAATCCCAGAAGGAGCCAATGTCCAAGAGATTGGCTCAGCACTTGAAAATTCTGGTGTGATTAAACACGGAGTGATTTTTGCTTTTTATGCGAGATATAAGAATTATTCAGATTTGAAGGCTGGATATTACAATTTGCAAAAGAGCATGAGTACAGAGGATATCATAAAGGAACTCCAAAAAGGTGGTACTCCTGAACCTCAAGAACCTTCCCTTGCAGATTTGACCATTCCAGAAGGATATACTATTGATCAAATCGCCCAAGCTGTAGGCCAATTACAAGGGGAATTTAAAGAGCCTTTGACTGCAGATGCTTTCTTGGCTAAAGTTCAAGATGACAACTTTATCAGTCAAGCAGTTGCTAAATATCCAAACCTACTCGAAAGCTTGCCAACGAAAGAAAGTGGAGTTCGTTACCGTTTGGAAGGTTATCTTTTCCCAGCGACCTACTCTATCAAGGAAAGCACGACTATTGAAAGCTTGATTGATGAGATGTTGGCAGCCATGGATAAGACCTTGACTCCGCACTATAGTGCAATCAAGTCTAAAAACTTGACAGTCAATGAATTGCTAACAATTGCTTCACTTGTTGAAAAAGAAGGTGCTAAGACTGAAGATCGTAAGTTGATTGCAGGTGTCTTCTATAATCGTTTGAACCTTGGTATGCCACTTCAAAGCAATATTGCAATCTTGTATGCCCAAGGGAAGCTAGGCCAAAATATTAGCCTAGCAGAAGATGCTGGAATTGATACATCGATTAATTCACCATACAATGTTTATACAAAACCTGGTTTGATGCCTGGTCCAGTAGATAGTCCAAGTCAGGACGCGATTGAAGCAAGTATCAATCAAACTAAGAGTGAGAACCTCTACTTTGTAGCCAATGTTACAGATGGTAAAGTCTATTACGCAGTGACACAGGAAGAACATGATCGTAATGTAGCTGAACATGTCAACAGCAAATTAAACCAAACAAACTAA
- a CDS encoding IS30 family transposase gives MTKHKHLTLSDRNDIQLGLERGETFKAIGQSILKDPTTVSKEVKRNRQVRESTCDNLPCPLLDKAPFVCNGCPKRRQNCGYKKIFYLAKQAQKQYEKILVEAREGTPLNSKTFWEMDKIISDGVKKGQHIYHILKTHNLDVSSSTVYRHIRKGYLSIAPIDLTRAVKFKERRKSKLPSIPKEAKKGRSYEDFQNYLTLNQLDSWLEMDTVMGRTGGKVLLTFNLSFCNFIFARLLDNKTALEVTKHFYDIKNTFHQADKDFFQFFPVILTDNGGEFARVDDIEMDVRGESKLFFCDPNRSDQKGRIEKNHTLIRDILPKGTSFDNLTQEDINLVCSHVNSVKRAALNGKSAYELFSFTYGEEIPKLLGISNIPAEDVCQSSTLLQHKF, from the coding sequence ATGACAAAACATAAACACCTTACCCTTTCAGACCGTAATGATATCCAATTAGGCTTAGAACGCGGTGAAACCTTCAAAGCTATTGGACAATCCATTCTAAAAGACCCAACTACTGTTTCCAAAGAAGTCAAACGAAACAGACAAGTCCGAGAGTCTACATGCGATAATCTTCCCTGCCCTCTACTCGACAAGGCTCCCTTTGTCTGTAATGGATGCCCTAAAAGAAGACAAAATTGTGGCTATAAGAAGATCTTCTACCTCGCTAAACAAGCTCAAAAACAGTACGAAAAAATTCTTGTAGAAGCTCGTGAAGGAACTCCTCTCAATTCCAAGACCTTCTGGGAAATGGATAAAATCATTTCTGATGGGGTTAAAAAGGGACAACACATCTACCATATTCTGAAAACTCATAACCTTGATGTCAGCTCCTCAACTGTCTATCGACACATCCGGAAAGGATACCTATCTATCGCTCCGATTGACCTAACCAGAGCCGTTAAATTCAAAGAAAGACGGAAAAGTAAGCTACCTTCCATCCCTAAAGAAGCTAAAAAAGGTCGTTCCTATGAGGATTTCCAAAACTATTTAACCCTTAATCAACTAGACTCTTGGCTGGAAATGGACACCGTTATGGGCCGAACCGGAGGAAAAGTCCTACTCACCTTCAATCTCTCTTTCTGTAACTTTATCTTCGCTAGACTTCTGGATAATAAAACTGCCCTTGAGGTTACCAAACACTTCTATGACATCAAAAACACTTTTCACCAAGCGGACAAAGATTTCTTCCAATTTTTCCCTGTCATTCTAACAGATAATGGTGGAGAGTTTGCCAGGGTTGATGATATCGAAATGGATGTGCGAGGAGAGAGTAAGCTTTTCTTTTGTGACCCTAATCGCTCTGACCAGAAAGGGAGAATTGAGAAAAATCACACGCTGATTCGCGACATTCTACCTAAAGGAACTTCCTTTGACAATTTAACGCAAGAGGATATTAATCTCGTCTGTTCGCATGTCAACAGTGTCAAACGTGCTGCTTTGAATGGAAAGTCAGCCTATGAGCTCTTTTCCTTTACTTACGGAGAAGAGATCCCTAAGCTTCTCGGCATTTCTAACATACCTGCAGAAGACGTCTGCCAGTCGTCTACATTACTCCAACATAAATTCTAA
- a CDS encoding GNAT family N-acetyltransferase, with protein MKIRKARLEDLDRILEIELENFSAEEAIPRSVFEAHLREIQTSFLVAEKEGSIIGYIEGPVGPHRHLQDQSFTEEIKDNSHEPGGYISVTCLSIAKEAQGLGLGQKLLTALKELALKHEREGINLTCHDYLIAYYGKHGFVNEGQSQSTFAGETWYDMVWEAKKGKFPN; from the coding sequence ATGAAAATCAGAAAAGCAAGATTAGAAGATTTAGATCGTATTCTTGAGATCGAACTAGAAAATTTTTCTGCTGAAGAAGCTATTCCTCGCTCTGTTTTTGAGGCGCATTTGCGAGAAATTCAGACCTCGTTTCTGGTTGCAGAAAAAGAAGGCAGCATCATAGGTTACATCGAAGGGCCAGTTGGACCACACCGCCATCTGCAGGACCAGTCTTTTACAGAGGAGATAAAAGACAATAGCCATGAGCCTGGTGGTTATATCTCTGTGACCTGTCTTTCAATTGCCAAAGAAGCACAGGGCCTTGGCCTTGGTCAGAAATTACTAACAGCCTTGAAAGAACTGGCTCTTAAACACGAAAGAGAAGGTATTAACCTAACCTGTCATGACTATCTCATTGCCTACTACGGAAAGCATGGATTTGTCAATGAAGGCCAGTCCCAGTCAACCTTTGCAGGGGAAACATGGTATGATATGGTCTGGGAAGCTAAAAAAGGTAAATTCCCAAACTAA
- a CDS encoding GNAT family N-acetyltransferase, with product MEIPIKIIQACKSDLAEIEVLQASSFPAEKQQPSHILEESIRKYADTFLLARDEKQLLGYVLGGPQPHNPQCLEVHSLVIEADHQRQGLGTLLLAALKEVAVEQDYKAIRLKSPDELLSYFEMNGFVDEEEVTSLYEASQGFSMIWFNPFYLEAQ from the coding sequence ATGGAAATTCCAATTAAGATCATTCAGGCATGTAAGTCTGATTTGGCTGAGATAGAGGTACTTCAGGCTTCATCTTTTCCAGCTGAAAAGCAGCAACCTTCCCATATTTTAGAAGAAAGTATCCGTAAGTATGCGGATACCTTTCTTCTAGCTAGGGATGAAAAGCAGCTTTTGGGCTATGTTTTAGGAGGCCCACAGCCCCACAATCCGCAATGTCTAGAAGTGCATTCTTTGGTCATCGAGGCTGACCATCAGAGACAGGGCTTGGGAACGCTTCTTCTTGCAGCTTTGAAAGAGGTGGCGGTTGAGCAGGATTACAAAGCTATTCGTTTGAAGAGTCCTGATGAGCTGCTTTCTTACTTTGAAATGAACGGTTTTGTTGATGAAGAAGAAGTAACTTCGCTTTATGAAGCTAGTCAAGGGTTTAGCATGATTTGGTTTAATCCCTTTTATCTGGAGGCACAATGA
- the murC gene encoding UDP-N-acetylmuramate--L-alanine ligase produces the protein MSKTYHFIGIKGSGMSALALMLHQMGHKVQGSDVEKYYFTQRGLEQAGITILPFDEKNLDPDMEIIAGNAFRPDNNVEIAYADQNGISYKRYHEFLGSFMRDFVSMGVAGAHGKTSTTGMLSHVLSHITDTSFLIGDGTGRGSANAKYFVFESDEYERHFMPYHPEYSIITNIDFDHPDYFTSLEDVFNAFNDYAKQITKGLFIYGEDAELRKITSDAPIYYYGFEAEGNDFVASDLLRSTTGSTFTVHFRGQELGQFHIPTFGRHNIMNATAVIGLLYTAGFDLNLVREHLKTFAGVKRRFTEKIVNDTVIIDDFAHHPTEIIATLDAARQKYPSKEIVAVFQPHTFTRTIALLDEFAHALNQADAVYLAQIYGSAREVDHGDVKVEDLANKINKKHQVITVENVSPLLDHDNAVYVFMGAGDIQTYEYSFERLLSNLTSNVQ, from the coding sequence ATGTCAAAGACATATCATTTTATCGGAATTAAGGGATCAGGGATGAGTGCCTTGGCCTTGATGTTGCACCAAATGGGGCATAAGGTACAGGGTTCAGATGTTGAAAAGTACTACTTTACTCAACGTGGCCTAGAGCAGGCAGGAATTACCATTCTTCCTTTTGATGAAAAGAATCTGGACCCTGATATGGAAATTATCGCTGGGAATGCCTTTCGTCCAGATAACAATGTTGAAATTGCCTATGCGGACCAAAATGGCATCAGCTACAAACGTTATCATGAATTCCTAGGTAGCTTTATGCGTGACTTTGTCAGCATGGGAGTAGCTGGAGCGCATGGAAAAACTTCCACTACAGGTATGTTGTCTCATGTCTTGTCTCACATTACAGATACTAGCTTCTTGATTGGAGATGGGACAGGTCGTGGTTCAGCCAATGCCAAATATTTTGTCTTTGAATCTGACGAATATGAGCGTCACTTCATGCCTTATCACCCAGAATACTCTATTATTACCAACATTGACTTTGACCATCCAGACTATTTCACAAGTCTAGAGGATGTTTTCAATGCCTTTAACGACTATGCTAAACAAATTACTAAAGGTTTGTTTATTTACGGTGAAGATGCTGAATTGCGTAAGATTACGTCTGATGCACCGATTTATTATTATGGTTTTGAAGCAGAAGGCAATGACTTTGTAGCTAGCGATCTTCTTCGTTCAACAACTGGTTCAACCTTCACAGTTCATTTCCGTGGTCAAGAATTGGGTCAATTCCACATTCCAACCTTTGGTCGTCACAATATCATGAATGCGACAGCCGTTATTGGTCTTCTTTACACAGCAGGATTTGATTTGAACTTGGTGCGTGAACACTTGAAAACATTTGCCGGAGTTAAGCGTCGTTTCACTGAGAAAATTGTCAATGACACGGTGATTATCGATGACTTTGCCCACCATCCAACAGAAATCATTGCAACCTTGGATGCGGCTCGTCAGAAATACCCAAGCAAGGAAATCGTAGCAGTCTTCCAACCTCATACCTTTACTAGAACCATTGCTTTGTTGGACGAATTTGCCCACGCTTTGAACCAAGCGGATGCTGTTTATCTAGCGCAAATTTATGGATCTGCTCGTGAAGTAGACCATGGTGATGTTAAGGTAGAAGACCTAGCCAATAAAATCAATAAGAAACACCAAGTTATCACTGTTGAAAATGTTTCCCCACTTCTAGACCATGATAATGCTGTCTATGTCTTTATGGGAGCCGGAGACATCCAAACCTATGAATACTCATTCGAGCGTCTCTTGTCTAACCTGACAAGTAATGTTCAATAA
- a CDS encoding cystathionine gamma-synthase produces MREERFPLVSDDEVMLTEMPVMDLYDESDFISNIKGEYRDKNYLEWAPITEEEPVKPIEKPVEKPKKGRLGAKKEGKSYAEVAREEARADLKKKRSASYLTKDITPTKRHSQPSLVRQGNQPTAPFQKENPGEFVKYSQKLTQSHYILAEEVGNISTQAESKATSNPKKNNYDFLRKSQIYNKKNKQKEQERQVAQELNLTRITE; encoded by the coding sequence ATGAGAGAAGAACGATTTCCATTGGTGTCAGATGATGAGGTCATGCTGACTGAGATGCCGGTTATGGACCTCTATGATGAATCTGACTTTATCAGTAATATCAAGGGAGAATACCGTGATAAGAATTATCTGGAGTGGGCCCCTATTACTGAAGAAGAGCCGGTCAAACCGATTGAAAAGCCAGTAGAGAAACCTAAGAAGGGTCGTTTAGGTGCTAAGAAAGAAGGAAAGAGCTATGCGGAGGTGGCGCGTGAAGAAGCGCGTGCCGACTTAAAAAAGAAGCGATCAGCAAGTTATCTGACTAAGGATATTACTCCTACAAAACGCCATTCTCAGCCAAGTCTAGTTAGACAGGGCAATCAACCTACCGCGCCTTTCCAAAAGGAAAATCCTGGTGAATTTGTCAAATATAGTCAAAAATTGACCCAGTCTCATTACATCTTGGCGGAAGAGGTTGGCAATATTTCGACTCAAGCAGAGTCAAAAGCAACTTCAAACCCAAAGAAAAACAACTATGATTTTCTGCGGAAGAGCCAAATCTACAATAAAAAGAATAAGCAAAAAGAACAAGAACGTCAGGTTGCCCAAGAGTTGAATCTGACAAGAATTACGGAATAG
- a CDS encoding DEAD/DEAH box helicase, whose translation MAKLIPGKVRIEGVALCETGKVDIIKEKNNRLYARVAEEELRYSLEDDLVFCACNFFQKRGYCVHLAALEHFLKNDERGQEILQSLEEGHEEKEAVETKVTLGGKFLDRILSPKSDRAYELSAVGQVEAGSNHILWTLRIGQLNSQRYYVIRDIPLFLKVVEKRKSYMIGKTYEESLSWEAFDEASQELLTFLRGLMEEGQAPDLFFQNQGRHLFFPLTFFEQGVNLLMTLPHFQFDHQVDSYQILLFQDMNADANLYAFTVTEYSDYFEMEISESPRVNVFYQGAVLFHKGQVYFLTDQQMRLLKEIKALPLDRHGKKYLQFDSSDRDKLASCLTLFSQMGTVSAPERLQIKSFVPSFYFDREEDNRIRLEIQFDYGDKQVSSRQELEELPFSSDADLEERVFQVCLAAGFEADFQSWRQALKAESVYHFFHEIIPVFEKLGNVDLSDKLEELYSLASPQVQIASKGGLLEIQFDFQDIAQEEIDQAMQALVDNRDFYIDSSNQVYFFDEETKNIRQNLQELGQFELKDRALQARKSLAYSLAHLFEGRDRVSFSQEFQNLAHDLTHPEDFPRQATQVKADLRDYQEKGIGWMQMLHHYGFGGILADDMGLGKTLQTIAFLTSQVTKESRVLIIAPSGLIYNWVDEFKKFAPQFDVAVVHGLKASREEILAESHQIYVTSYATFRQDSDLYQGIAFDFLFLDEAQVMKNAQTKIAQTLRQFVVPSVFALSGTPIENHLGELWSIFQIVMPGLLPSKKEFMKLPAERVAQFIKPFVMRRKKEEVLTELPDLIEVVYKNELEDQQKAIYLAQLQQMRDHLAQVSDQEFQRSRVEILSGLMRLRQICDTPALFMEDYQGASGKLDSLRDLLVQVADGGRRVLIFSQFKGMLEKIEQELPDLGLTSFKITGSTPAKERQDMTKAFNQGERDAFLISLKAGGVGLNLTGADTVILVDLWWNPAVEAQAIGRAHRMGQEKTVEVYRLVTKGTIEEKIQELQEQKKHLVSQVLDGTESRGSLTLAEIREILGISEAST comes from the coding sequence ATGGCTAAATTGATTCCGGGGAAAGTCCGTATCGAAGGAGTTGCCCTTTGTGAAACTGGTAAAGTTGACATCATCAAGGAAAAGAATAATCGGCTCTACGCTCGCGTTGCAGAAGAAGAACTGCGCTATAGTTTAGAGGATGACTTAGTTTTTTGTGCTTGCAATTTTTTCCAAAAGAGGGGCTACTGTGTGCATTTGGCAGCGTTGGAGCATTTTCTGAAAAATGATGAGCGTGGTCAGGAAATCTTGCAAAGTCTGGAAGAAGGTCATGAGGAAAAAGAGGCCGTTGAAACCAAGGTGACCTTGGGTGGAAAATTTTTGGACCGAATTTTGTCTCCAAAATCAGACCGAGCCTATGAGTTGTCGGCTGTCGGTCAGGTGGAAGCAGGAAGCAATCATATCTTGTGGACGCTGAGAATCGGGCAACTCAATAGTCAAAGATACTATGTCATTCGGGATATTCCACTCTTTTTAAAGGTTGTTGAGAAGAGAAAATCTTATATGATTGGAAAAACTTATGAGGAGTCTCTATCTTGGGAAGCCTTTGATGAAGCCAGTCAAGAACTTCTGACTTTCTTGCGTGGACTAATGGAGGAAGGACAGGCTCCAGACCTCTTTTTCCAAAATCAAGGTCGGCATCTCTTTTTCCCTCTGACTTTTTTTGAGCAGGGTGTGAATTTATTGATGACCTTGCCCCATTTTCAGTTTGACCATCAAGTGGATAGTTACCAAATTCTGCTGTTTCAGGATATGAATGCTGATGCCAATCTATATGCCTTTACAGTTACAGAATATTCGGATTATTTTGAAATGGAAATCAGTGAGAGTCCAAGGGTCAATGTCTTTTATCAAGGAGCTGTGCTTTTCCATAAAGGACAGGTTTATTTTCTAACAGACCAGCAGATGCGTCTTCTCAAGGAAATCAAAGCGCTGCCTTTGGATCGACATGGAAAGAAATACCTGCAATTTGATAGCAGTGATCGAGATAAATTGGCTTCTTGTTTAACTCTCTTTAGTCAGATGGGCACCGTTTCAGCTCCAGAACGCTTACAAATCAAATCTTTTGTCCCCTCTTTTTACTTTGACAGGGAAGAGGATAATCGAATTCGTTTAGAAATTCAGTTTGATTATGGAGATAAGCAGGTATCTAGCCGACAAGAGCTAGAAGAATTACCATTTTCCAGTGATGCTGACTTAGAAGAAAGAGTTTTCCAAGTCTGTTTGGCAGCTGGTTTTGAAGCAGATTTTCAATCTTGGCGTCAAGCCTTAAAAGCGGAGTCTGTTTATCATTTTTTCCATGAAATCATTCCAGTCTTTGAAAAACTCGGGAATGTTGATTTATCAGACAAGTTAGAAGAGCTTTATAGCCTAGCGAGTCCTCAAGTGCAGATTGCTTCCAAGGGAGGTCTCTTGGAAATCCAGTTTGATTTTCAAGATATTGCTCAAGAGGAAATTGATCAAGCCATGCAGGCCTTGGTTGATAATCGAGATTTTTATATTGATTCGTCCAATCAAGTCTACTTTTTTGATGAAGAAACCAAGAACATTCGCCAAAATCTACAGGAACTGGGGCAGTTTGAATTAAAAGATAGGGCCTTGCAGGCTCGAAAATCTTTGGCTTATAGTTTAGCTCATCTCTTTGAAGGACGAGATCGTGTTTCTTTTTCACAAGAATTCCAGAATCTGGCCCATGATTTGACACATCCAGAGGACTTTCCTCGACAAGCAACGCAGGTCAAGGCTGACTTGCGAGATTATCAGGAAAAGGGAATCGGCTGGATGCAGATGCTTCATCATTATGGTTTTGGTGGGATTTTGGCTGATGATATGGGACTTGGTAAAACCCTGCAGACCATTGCTTTTTTGACCAGTCAAGTGACAAAAGAAAGTCGGGTTTTGATTATCGCTCCGTCAGGTTTGATTTACAACTGGGTAGATGAGTTTAAGAAATTTGCTCCACAGTTTGATGTGGCTGTTGTTCATGGTTTGAAAGCTAGTCGTGAAGAGATTCTTGCTGAGAGCCATCAAATCTATGTGACGAGCTATGCTACTTTCCGTCAGGACAGTGATCTTTATCAGGGGATAGCCTTTGACTTCCTTTTCTTAGATGAGGCCCAGGTCATGAAAAATGCCCAGACCAAGATCGCCCAGACCTTGAGACAATTTGTGGTGCCGTCGGTTTTTGCCTTGTCAGGAACTCCGATTGAAAACCATCTGGGTGAGTTGTGGTCTATTTTCCAAATCGTCATGCCAGGACTTTTGCCAAGCAAGAAAGAATTTATGAAATTGCCAGCTGAGCGAGTGGCTCAGTTTATCAAGCCTTTCGTGATGCGACGCAAGAAAGAAGAAGTTCTGACTGAATTGCCAGACTTGATTGAAGTAGTTTATAAGAATGAACTGGAAGATCAGCAAAAGGCTATTTATCTAGCTCAGTTGCAACAGATGCGGGACCATCTAGCTCAAGTGTCAGATCAGGAATTCCAACGAAGTCGGGTGGAAATCTTGTCTGGTTTGATGCGCTTGCGTCAAATCTGTGACACCCCTGCCCTCTTTATGGAAGATTATCAGGGTGCCAGTGGTAAACTAGATAGTCTCCGAGACCTGCTGGTACAGGTGGCAGATGGCGGACGCCGTGTATTGATTTTCTCGCAGTTTAAGGGAATGTTGGAGAAAATTGAACAAGAACTGCCTGACTTGGGCTTGACTTCCTTTAAAATTACAGGTTCAACCCCAGCCAAGGAAAGACAAGACATGACCAAGGCCTTTAACCAGGGAGAAAGAGATGCCTTTCTGATTTCTCTTAAGGCTGGTGGTGTCGGTCTGAACCTGACAGGTGCTGATACAGTGATCTTGGTTGACCTTTGGTGGAATCCGGCCGTGGAAGCGCAAGCTATTGGCCGTGCCCATCGGATGGGTCAGGAAAAAACGGTTGAGGTTTATCGCTTGGTGACCAAGGGAACCATTGAAGAAAAAATTCAGGAACTCCAAGAACAGAAGAAACATCTGGTATCACAAGTATTGGACGGCACAGAGTCACGTGGCAGTCTGACCCTAGCAGAAATTAGAGAAATTTTGGGAATTTCTGAAGCCAGCACTTGA